In the Arachis stenosperma cultivar V10309 chromosome 8, arast.V10309.gnm1.PFL2, whole genome shotgun sequence genome, attaattttgacaAACACAAATATTCCTAAAATAAGAtcttaaacttttaaaaatttaattttaaactgAATAGAACTAAACTAATTTCAACGTGAAGGTTGGTTGCATTTGGCGAGTCTGCGGAATCCTGTAACTTTAACCTCGAGTCATGGCCTGACAGTGACGAATACAGTCAAATGCTTTATGGGGATCTACGATGAGGCGTAACCGACATTGAACTGATATCAGTAGGATAAGCATCATGATGTGCATTTGTTTGGGTTGCTTTAAGTACTATTTGGAATAAATATGCTCTTGCTTGTGTTTGTTGGATCGGAGCATGGAAATTACTATCATGGACTAGAATTCCAGAAAGAGAGATGATAATTGGTTAGGTAGAAGACGTAGAGGATTTCGGTTCCCAAATCATAAGTGGCTAGAAAAAGTTTTTTAGAGAATGTGAATTCAGGAAAGTAAGTGCAACACTTGAATAAAAACAATAGATGTGTCCTTTAAAATTCAGTCTTTAATCAactttttaattcaaataatattatttaattaaactttaattaaaatatatccTTAATTTGTAACATATTATGCAATTTTTTTTGCATTAAATGTGTTTGTTAACTTGAATGTCTTCggtattcttttattttcaaagtCTGTTTGAAGCTTGGTTATTCATTGTATTTAGTGTCAGTAACAGATGAATTACATTGAACTTTGAATTACTAATCTCTGATTTATACAAACATGACAAAGATTCTTCTAACACAAGCAATAGCAACCatgaaaacgaaaaaaataaatattaagaaAAAACATGCTAAGTTCAGTACACTTAATCTAAGAAAAGCACTAGTTATTCGTTAAGAAATGGTGGTATACATGAAAATGTCCAAGGAGATTAATAACCTTATTATGTGATCCTATTCCCTATTAcaaagcctccttagtacttaAAACAtcagaaaaatgaaaaatcttGAAAAGCTTTCATCTCTATTTCAAAGGATCACCACAGAGAAAAGGTATATGGATCCTTTTAGAAATATAGATATCTAAATTCAACGAAATTTCTAGTCTACGCTTACATTAGGATACAAAAACAGAACACTTGCAGCACCACAAAAATGCACTCATGGTTTACCTACGAAATCAAACAGCATGCCAGTGTTGCCAACTCGCTTTTCTCTCTATTCTTTTTCTCCGTTTAATTTTTTTCCCTTCCCTTCAATCCATTCCCAACTTGATCCATCAAGAGTTTTGGATAAAAAGCAGTTCAATGAATTCATGCAAATCCCTGTTATAATTTGTTATATTGCAATTACCTGCACAGACATACACACACACCCCAccaaaaaacaaaaggaaacaACAAAAGTTATGGTAGAGGTAGAGGGAACaaaaatttagatttaattactctattagTCCTTAtagtttcatcaaattttcaattaggtcctatacttttttttttcaattgggTTCCTACActgcttttaattttgtaattagatcattttcatataaaaaacgttaaaattaacaaaatatttctCTCAAAATACATGTAGTCAAAGATCTAGTTAggtttttaattatgaatactTTCAATTTGCAACGAAATATTCACTTAACTCTCATTTTTTACACTATAAAGgacctaattataaaattaaaagcagTGTAGGGACCcaattgaaaggaaaaaaagtatagggacctaattgaaaatttagtGAAACTATGaagaccaacagagtaattaaacaaaaaatttacaaagagagaAATAATATAGTTAAATTTTGCAcataaggaaaaagaaaaaaaaattgaattaagcAACCTAAGAAATAATAAAGCAAAGCTTCTAAGAACTGAACAAGAAGCCATACCCTAATAGCACACATCTCCCcaagaaaaagaatttttgaggCCACAGCTACTATCAATGTATATGTATAAAATAACTACCGTAAAACTATTTCTCATAGTTTAACAATGAAGcacaaaataattacaaatttCATATGAATTTTGGGGAACTATATGTAAGCATTCATCAAATTAGGTGAATATTGATTATTGATCACTGTTAACAAAATTACCATATTATTATGCAGCTACTTTCTTTGACTGATCAACCTGCAAGGGCTTATCCTGCCGTCTCctaaaaaaacagaaaatatgatttgaaatcAGAAACTAAAGAAGTATGCAGAGGTCATTTCATTAACTAATATCGTAAGAAAATCAGAAGACGTGTAATATAAAGCTACATATTATATCTCAAAAAAGTCACAGTCAATAACATTAAGAGCTAGTATAACTAAGTTATAAAACATACATCAGCACTGCTCTAAATGTATGTTTTATTACCATCGTTCAATCCCAACCATGTTCAGTTCCGAATGCCCTTCAAACTTCACATTCAGTTTATTGATATGCTGTGTTTTGAATCATAACCTTAGCAAATAATCAAGGAATATACTTTCTCTGCAATTTTACAAATGCCAGAGAGTATACTACATATGTGTATGATAAATTTAGTTCCATACATACAAAACATTGTGAATCAATCATTTTAATTCCAAGACTTGCCTCAGAGAAGAAATGAGAAAGCGATAATCGATCCTAGCCAAAGATGCAAAACTACCAGAGATGATCACTCTTACTGAAGCAGCATTATTCATTTGTTTTACAAAGAAACCTAATAGCATTGCAGAATGAGCTTATTGGAGTAGTCTAAGTCATAAGCCCAGTAAAGAAGTTCTTTTCATTGGACAATGTACTAGTTTTAGTTCAGTATCTCACGCTATTTTAAGTTCCGTATTATTGTTAAAAATAAGACCTTTACCATTTTATTATCAATATACAGGGAAGTGTGTCATTCACTTTATTTTAGTGCTTTCTCGAATATCTTTTGTTTAAAAATCCTAGTCTCGTTAGGAATTTCTCTACAGTCTACAATATATCTCCAAATATAAAGAGTATTTTCTTCACTCTCTTTTCATATCAGTGTAGTTCTTTCAAAAATCGCAGTTAATAATCCCAACTGATGATAAACTCCAAAAACAACCAGGTGCCTTTCACTTAGATTATCAGACAACAAACATAGACACTggaaatattgaaaaaaaaaattataataataagaGAGAAATAACTGACATTTGCTTTAATAAAAAACACAAATGTTGTTATTCCgcataaataaaattaaactaacacTTAGGTAATGTATACGTCTGCAAGAACTTACCTGTCATATAATTTAGAAAGTGCCTGTGGCCTTAAATAACTATGTTTTCCAGTTTTCAATACAACTGCATTCCCGGATTCAGGTTGCCCTTCACCTTTTTCGGCTTTAGGTTTccctcttgttctccttgatAACGGCTTCCAATTAGCATTGGTAAGAGAATGAGCCAGTAGATCAGCTATGTCTGTGGCCATTGCCTCAGCTTTCTTCACATATGGAAATCTTTCCTGCTTGAAGTGGTTTGACAACCATAAATACATAGACAACACTTGATGCCTAGTCTCAAGGTCCAGGAGTTCTGAATCATTCCGGGCAGAGCTTCTCGGCAAGCCCATAGCTATATTGACAGGCATATTCTGACTGAACGTCGTAGCAAATCTGAGTAAGTGGTACATAGCTTTCGGGTCTCTAATATTAACTGGGGCAAAACAGAAGTTAAAACGATCTTCTAAAGACAGTCCCTGGACCCTCTCCAGCATATTTGCAATCTTCTTTATGTGATCATATAGACACAAGAAGTATGATCCATCCAAACGGCAACTTTCACCAAACTTTTCTAGTAGCTGGCAGAACGTCAGATTAGGAAGTTGACTGGCAAATAATTCAACCTGCTCAAAGAAAGGAAACAACCCCACTTTCTTAACCTCGTCAAAAGGTTGTTTCAAACACTCGATCAAGTAATCCAAATCATCTAAATGCATGGTCGTGGCGAGACCATCGGGATAAAGGCATCCTCTCCTACCAGCTCTTCCTGCAATTTGCTTAACCTGTGATGCTGGGACGGGGACCATTTTGTCACCATTGTATTTCGAGAGGTTATTAAAAATTACCCTTCTAATGTTAAGGTTCAGGCCCATTCCCACTGCATCACTAGCTACTAGAACATCATATTCATTACTTTGATCATTGAACAAAGTAGCCTGGTGTCTACGAGTTTCTGGTGGCAAGGCACCATATATAACACAACAACGATGTTTGGTCTGTTTCTCGATGGCCAACTTAACCTCAAATATCTCTCTCCTTGAGAAGGCAACTACACAATCCCCTGATTGAATATTTTGAAGATTACCAAGTAAGGTCTTTGCTTCAACCACCAGTGGTTTGAACCTCTCATAATGTTGCTCATACAACTCATCTCCAGTGTCTTGGCAGATCTTTCGAACAATATCCAAAACACTAGGATCGCCACACAAATGTATCTCATCAGCCTTCAACCCCAAGAGTGCCCTTGTCCATGCATACCCCCTATATGGATCTGACATCATCTGAATCTCATCAATAATGGCCACATCGTACAATTCTTGCATTGACACCATTTCCACAGTACATGCAACATGATTCGAAAATGGGACGTGCTTCTTTTCTTGCCCCGTTAGTAGACTGCAATAAATGCCTTTTGCATTAACCTTATCAAAAACTTCCATAGCCAACAACCTGAGAGGACTACAATAAATGCCCTTTTTCGCATCCATAAACCGTTGCAGAGCATTATATGTTTTACCACTATTAGTCGGCCCACAATGATAAATTATCTTCCGTTTCATGGCCCGCGCAAATGGGAACCAAGTGTGAGGCTTCGTGAGGTCCGCCATCGCAACCATACCCCTGAACCTCTTGATCTCATCCGGGAAATTATCCAAACAAAACTCAACAAATATAGGAAACAAGAACTTCACAGCAGAATCACTCGGCCCTAGTGACACCAGGTACCGAGCAACATCAGCAGGGCATTTCTTCCTAAAAAAGTGGTGGAACTTGCTCGCGGCTGTGGGGAAAAAAGACAAACCAATGTAAATGGCCAGAGCCTGGTTTGAGGCCCAACCTGACTTGGCAAAGTAATTGAACACTTCCAGCAGCACTTCCCCCTCTGATCTCTCGAGCTTTGCACCCTTTTTGGCATCGCAAAGGGCACGGTACAATTCAACAGGATCTCGCAATGCGACACTTGCAAATTCCTCACTATtctgattattattattattattattattctctaATTCATCCCTACCaatactactactactactactattgCATTCTATAGAATCATCATCTACCTCCGAATTGCATTCATTAGTATCATCATTTTCAACAACCACGCTACCAGATAAGGAAGAAACACCATTAACTTCATTTTCAGGCTCAAAACTAACACTCTTACCAAATTCGTAATCCGATTCCGCGGCGGTGTCCTTCTCGCCGCCACCATCGCCGGCGTCGTCTGAAAACTGCCTCATGGGGAGGGTTGTTCCACCGGAAAGATTCCAACTTTGGAGGAAACGCAAGGGAAAACGAGGTTTCCTGAAGTGGGTCGAGAAACTTCGAATTGGAGcatcaaaatttcgaaattgtgAAGTAGAAGCGGCGCTAAAATGGTGGGTGTTGGaaagaaggagaaccttgagccTGTGAATGGTTCTCCTGCGTGTGCACAAGTTGAAGAGAGTTGTTGCCATGGAAGAACTGAAGAACAATCAATTCAGACAAGGTTCAAACGGGAAAGAATGGGTTGCGGAGGTTTTAGAGAAATGAGAACTGGTGAAGGAAAGTGAATAGAGGGAAACGTCTGGTCAAAgggtttttcttttatttatttattttttttctttctttttttgggaCAAAATGTTAGGGTTAAACGaaactctctctttctctcctctatttttattttgttgattaGTATTATGTCTAAAAATGTTTACAAAACTTagaaaaaagagttaaaaattaatatttaattttaaaaatataaaaataaataattattaaatatttaaaatttatcataaaaaataaattaaataaaaaaattagacatcaaattataaatatcatagaatttactttttattttattaatgtcTGTTTTTTATAGTATGAGAGAATCTATAGAAGACACTAATCGATGGATTTAGattctctaaagtttgaattttactttaaaaagtaaagtgtgatctctcaccattaaTTTTATAGGTGGGACCAATAATAAGGCCCAGTTTGGGTAACCAACTTAATTAAGCTCtttttgataaaataacttaaacatTAAATGACTCTGTTAgaagtaacttataaataagttattttgtgtttggatttttaactctaaaagtgcttattttatagaaatataatgaaaagtagaagtattatgagagaagtaatttttttaacttctctataagCTCCAAAATAGCTTCTTAGAAAGTTGcaatttagttttgaaaattgcaccagacattaatactaccactttttataagtcaaaagttaaaaaaagCTACTTATAGAGTTTCCCAAACGGGCCCtaaatatgaaagaaaaattattCAAGAATAGAAGATCATACTTTACTctttaaagtgaaattcaaactttagaggattcAAATCCCTAGTCGATACTCATGTTAGGAGTCAGGGCCGGATCTAATTAGATCTAAAAGGTTATTGGATTAATTTTAATTCGACCAAAAAGTGACTTGAAATAAATTAGATCGACTCAATGtaaaattagtatatatatatttaaaaattttatatagagtaattactcaaattagtttttacaaattttaaattcgGATATTTTAGTCTTTCTGTTAGCGCCGttaataaataagaaaaataacaGAAAGACTAACGTTATCTTTTAATGACatatttgattaatttatttttttgagacaaaaatgaaaatcgagatatttttcagaaattattttaccTATTAACTCGTAAATCAATGATTCTGGAGTTCTAAATATAAATCAGTACACGCACTAAAGGGTGTTTGGACATGTTCCCGTTACTTCTTCGACAGTCACCAACATAAGAACATGTGAAAAGTAAAATACCAAATTCACAACTAAAGGATAATTCATGCTAACAAATACGCCTAAAAATATTCTCAACACACTAACAGGAAAACTTTGGCTCTTTAGTCTCTCTttagaaaattattaaataaacataaagcCTAAAAAAGCCCAACTTTCTTAATTAACCATTTATGGTATTACTCTTATTTGTCAATATgataaatcatttttttttctaattaaaacGGATAATAATGAATGGTGAATTAGGTAAAACTTGGTGCAGATACATTGAGCAAATCTAAAGATGAGATGAAATGAGAGATGTTCAATCTGAAGAAAATATACATCTCACAATTTCATCTTTAAATTTGCCAACCACATCATAAACCAAGTTCAACTTGATGCATGGTAACATTGTCCTAATAAGTATAGCTCAAAGAGTATCTCAACAAAAATCTAAATAGTACAACAATATTTGAAAGATAATTAGATTTCTTCATCTCATCTGACAAAGACAACTGATGCTTGAATTAATTAGCAGGAAATTTGAGTTCATGTGCACCATCCATCTGCCACATGATATGCAACATAGTAACATTGACTTGCACATTTTTCATTTCACAATTGACTTGCAAGAAATATAATGCGGAGAATATAGGATAACAGAGGCAGTGTAGAAAGTAATGCAAGTAGTTTACTTGATTTGACTGTCAACAAAGTCAGAATTTGTTTGGAAATCCCAAAATTGTCCCTGGAAGCAAAGCAGGCTCAGTGTTCATTCTTTAGAACAGTAATTGTTACAAAAGCCGTTTTCAACAGGTGCCTCCAATACATCTGAAATGAACTTAATTAAAGAACAAAGCCCTCCCAAGAAGTTGTGATCAATGGCACCTTTTGCATCCGCCACATGTGCAAAGTCAACAAGTTTAACAAGAGCACCTGAACTACTACTTCCTTTCATCAGAGATTCCCTTTCATATACCATGAGGACAGAACAAGAATAGAAATGAAAAATAGTTTGAACCTCAAACCATTTCTTAAGTTCCAGTAGCTGTTCCAAAATTCCAGAAGGTCCACCAAAAACCTTAGACGCAAAAGAACAATCTGGGTGTATGTTATCATTTGAAGACACGTTGGAAGAAACAAACCTACTCAATACCAATTTGGCATCGTTGGCAGCTAGGTTTTGAAGAAACTTCCTGCCCGGCTGCCAGACCGATGCATCTTTGGAGGAGGTCACTAACTTCAATCCTGATATTCTAAAACCCAATGTCAGGCTAGAGGATTCTCTATCCTTTTTTAAACACTTTTCAATGTAGGACTCAGAAGCTTGCGGATCCCAAGTCCTAGAACCAATTTTGATATCCATTACAGATGGGCTCTGGTAACTGGAGACAACATCTTCCAAAACAAGATGGGGTTGTAAGCCAGAGCCATCAGATGCATTGATAGCCTTAGTACCACGAAAAATGGGGAAGTATCTGCGAATGTTGTCGGGGACCCTGGGATCAGAAGACAGGGAGGTATAAAATGCAATTTCTTTGGAACCACGTTCATCATTTTGAAGAGGCTTGTAGAAGTTTCCAGAATCGTCTATTAGGGGGCCAAGGACACCATCTTTGGCTTGATGACCAGCAACTTGGTGCTCTGGGATCTTAAACATTTTCCTGTTGATAATGGTAACAAACCTCAGATACAATCACAAAACATTAACATGCGATTTCCAAGCAGCAATTGTTTCATAAACAAAGTTCTCATTATGACACAACCCTAGACAATGAGAGTGGGACCAGAAAACCCCACCATCTTAAAAAATCCCATAGGGACATGTGGTAGAGTTAGCAACAACAAAGTATTGCTCATTAGGTAGCATGATgatcatttatatatataaataaatagaaaCCATAAACTTGGTAAATCTCAAATTAATCAATATAACAACCTATGAAATGGGCCGACACTTTCCCATCCCATCCCAAGCATGCTAATGCAAGCTTGTCCATCAAAATGACATAGAGAACAGAAGCATCAAAATACTGTTTATTGATGCAGTTCACTAGCAAGTGCAATCAGCATCAACGACAACTAGTATTCAATTATCCTTAATTCCTTAGTCCCAAGATCTATGAGAATAATCAGAATATCACGGCTGTAATATACGGTTGCCTTGgaaaaaactaatgaaaatcaAGCTTAGCATAGGGTGCAAGGAAGACGAAGCAAACATGTACAACTTGGAGGAGAATATATTTGGGAACATGACAAAGTGCTTAAAGCAAATCCTTCTGTTGCTGGGGActgataaaaatattattccCCAGATGCTAGAAGTTTGCTTTAtcattctatttttgtttttgttctagTTTCTCTAGATACTGAGAATAAGAGCACTCGTATTCAGGAACTACCCTTGAACTGTCTCAATATTTATACAGAGAATAATTTTCATGCAACATTTGTGATAGACATTTAGTTTCTGAAAATAGTCTTCACTGCCTTTAAGAAAGAAGCTTTATTAGAGAAACTAGTTTTCACAGAGGCATTAAAGGCATTAAAGCATGAAATGCTTGCCattttattattagaaaggGAATAAAAAGGGAGGAAACACAGAGAAACACAAAATGAGACATCTTAATATATGTAAATTTGAGAAacataaaagaaacaaaatatgATTAGAAAGGAATAATTGcagcacacacacacacacacacacacacacacacaatgGGACCTCTTATATATTTTGAAGGGGGGAGATTAGAAAGGAAAAGCTACAGATAGAACGATTTAGATGCATAGCGAAtgggaaaaaaattaaaaagggtggaaaaaatataaaatatacagaGAAAGCAATGTAAAGAGGGGTTCAATATCATCAACCATGTTAACAAATAGACCTCCAATCAGATCATGTAGAGTTTAACCATTATCcatacttttttctttttaatatattctGGTGGTAAAACTGAGGCAAAGTGAATGTAAGTCACTCTCAAGAAATACCTGATAGAAGTGGGGATTTAAGTCAATAGGTTCGTAATTTACATACAAACAACATCCAATAAAAAAAAGCAAGCCACCATGTACTGGTGTTTGAATCTGATGCACACAAGCCAAGGAGATAACATTACATCAAATCATGAATCAGTggaaaattaatattattattatcacaAGTCATGACTCTATTTGGAAATACCAAACTATGCAAGAAGCAAACATCAAAGTAAAGCAAATTATGCAGGCAGGCATGTCGAATGTTACTACTGAGGATGAtatgataaaagaaaaatgaggcATCACATAGATCCTTCAAAATGAATAACTTCAGAAACAATAAATTTCTAAAACTAACTTGCCTCAAATCTTAAGCAAAATCTTTCTAAAATGTCAGACTTGTTTTTTCACttatttattttgtgataatcCAACTAATTCATTATATTCTTGTACCAAACTTGTCATAACACAGGAGCTTCACATTGTTTTGGTTACTATTTCTTACTTAAAAAAGATAGAAACATATATCTTTTGGTACACTTAAAAGAAAGGATTTTACTCTATCCATGCATTAGTTAGAACAGACTGCTACATACTAATCGTTCAATTTAtcaattaataacaaaaataccGAACAAAAATTTTCTGACAATTTTTTCAATAACcaaactaataaataaattagtgGCATCAGAATGAATGAAGAGTGATCTTCAAGTTCTTTCCAAGCTACAGCATTTTCGCTGTAACACCTTTATCACATGGTATTCAGGAAATAAAGATTTCAGGTTTATACAGCATAATATGCAGCACAAGCTTCAATTGTGAAGCACAAAACCCTAATTTTGAAATGTTTCTTTTCTAGCCATCCTTTGAGCTTATACATAAGATTCGTTAATTAAAATCTTCCCAGAAGAAACCATAAAAACACATTAATCTTTCTCCTTTTCTGTTAGAAACCCACATTAGGGAAAGTATATAGACAAAACTCACCTTAAAATTAAGAGAGACAGATCCCCAGGTGACTATCTCTGtgaattttagaaaaaatctaAGCAGAAAtctgcaaataaataaataaataaacacacACACTGAAATCAGCTcaccagaaaataaaaaatagaaagttTCAAAACCTGAGCTACTTAGCCCAATTACCTGAATCAGAAGGCTCTTTACCGCATTGCCTTAGAAGATTTGTTGACGGAGGTTGCAATGTTGAATACTTCTCTTCGTTGAAAACACAAAAGAGGATCATAGTTAATGATTGAATCGTATTGCTATCAATTTATCAAGTAACAAGCATTTGAATCTAAGATCATAGTCCAATATGCAGCGAAGGAGCTACATGcattttgtttttccttttcttctttttcgatTATTTTCTGATTTACGCGTAGAAATGCAAGAAAAAACAATGCTAGTAATGAGTGCCTGAATGTTAAtgcaaaaagagaaaaagaaagatcGCAGAGGTAATGAAGATTAAGTAGAAAGTGATTACGGCAAAAATTGCAGAGGGAGAAAGTTCTCCGTCACAGAGAAACTAAGAATGAGAATGACAACGTGACTGTGAAAGGTGCGAGATGCGTCGGTATAAAGCCAAAAGCCGAAAACACGCCAAGGGCAAAATGGGGATTTCACGCATCCACCTTTTGTGGTTTGGTCTGAGTCAAACGTTTGACtctcaattttataatttagaatatGAACaccacactcttttgctttgcgTCGCAAAAAGAAAGAGAACCTCAACGGTCAACACTGTTGCGTAGTAAAAAGAAAAGTGTTAGTTGAATTGAGATGCATGATATCGAGGGGAACACACATGTCTGGATGCcaaatttcattttaatttaaaGCCTTTCCGTCAAGATTAGCAACCAATTGAGGCTGATGGGTTGCTGGCAACACTCAACGACGACGAGCTGGTGGTCGGCGGCGGCAACGGGCTGGTGGCAAGGAGGTGAGAGCAACAGAGAGACCCGGAGATCCGGTGAGAGACCACGCGACGGTGAGAGCTTCCAAACCCGAAGCCGTGAGTGGTGGTGAGTGCTTCCAAAGAAACACTTTACTTCATAATAATTGGAGGAATACCCAACCGGTCccgttaaatttttttttgaaggaTTACaaggtttttaaaaaaatattattttaatttttgatatttaattttatgagaataattaatttctgtatcaatgatttttttaaaaatatatttatataaaatattaattattaatatattttttatttaatttttaaaaataaaaataatttaaaaattataaatattttttagttttacttgtacatgataaattaattaatatatttaaaaaaataataaaaaataaaaataaaaactaaatgacattgataattatttttaaaagacaacaaatttttaataaaaaaattattaattttaatttttaatagataaattaataatttaatatgttaaataggattattttattaatatcaataaaaaatattaacaaaaaaactaatcagccttataaaaataaaaattaaaaattaaaaaaattattttttattaagaatttaattattttttaaaataattatcagagctgttttttctctaataattcataataagtattttttttccACTTAATACTCATAGGGGTAAGATGGGCATCTCCTATGGCATCGCTGTGGGAGCGCACGTGAGGAAGGAACAGGGGTGTGCATAGAAGAGAAtgaattttcttaatttttttttaataattaaaagagtaaagtgtgattttttattattagttttataagtgagactaaaaataaatataaatgagaACAATGAAGGGTTAAAGATTACAATTTAcgttctcaattttttttaacatttgaGATGATTCATTCCCTACATGAAACAAGCCGTTGGAATAGATACTTGAGTAGATTCGAATCCattcttaatattttattagatCTATTTTAAGAATAATTCGACTCTATATCAATCTGAAATAAATTAAGTTATATCGAatcaatatttatataaaatataattaggaCGGATTTAtgtaaatttatataataaataaaacataattttttaaaattaaatttgataaatattatatacatttatgtaaaaaataaattattttaaaaataaaatgatatttataatataaaatattaattaaaaattaaaaaatatatataaaatctgtattttagttttataataTAACTTCTGGCCAAATTCACTCGACTCGAAGCACAGTTTAAATTCAATACGAAAATGATATTGGATTAAAAATGACAAACtcaaattaatttcaatttatcaAGTGATTAACTCACTTATTTGTTTAAAtaagtgtttattattcaaatcTTGATTTGTATATATAACAATTCTTTGACAAACaacaaattcttaaataaaatatacttCCGTTAAAATGTTAAGCAACTCAATATCACTCAAGTAACGTCCCAAATTTATAAAGATCTGACTATTTACATAAACACAAAATCGCATTACTGGTACTTTTTATATGTAAAGAAATATAATCTTCCAAAATGCTGCATTTATTACAGTAAATTGATGTTTAGAATCTACTTGCAAACATTAGAACTCATGGTATCAACACAATAGAACCTGAGGTCTTCCAACTCTCAATGTCTTCATGCGCTTTTGCTGCCTCAGAC is a window encoding:
- the LOC130946794 gene encoding DExH-box ATP-dependent RNA helicase DExH18, mitochondrial is translated as MATTLFNLCTRRRTIHRLKVLLLSNTHHFSAASTSQFRNFDAPIRSFSTHFRKPRFPLRFLQSWNLSGGTTLPMRQFSDDAGDGGGEKDTAAESDYEFGKSVSFEPENEVNGVSSLSGSVVVENDDTNECNSEVDDDSIECNSSSSSSIGRDELENNNNNNNNQNSEEFASVALRDPVELYRALCDAKKGAKLERSEGEVLLEVFNYFAKSGWASNQALAIYIGLSFFPTAASKFHHFFRKKCPADVARYLVSLGPSDSAVKFLFPIFVEFCLDNFPDEIKRFRGMVAMADLTKPHTWFPFARAMKRKIIYHCGPTNSGKTYNALQRFMDAKKGIYCSPLRLLAMEVFDKVNAKGIYCSLLTGQEKKHVPFSNHVACTVEMVSMQELYDVAIIDEIQMMSDPYRGYAWTRALLGLKADEIHLCGDPSVLDIVRKICQDTGDELYEQHYERFKPLVVEAKTLLGNLQNIQSGDCVVAFSRREIFEVKLAIEKQTKHRCCVIYGALPPETRRHQATLFNDQSNEYDVLVASDAVGMGLNLNIRRVIFNNLSKYNGDKMVPVPASQVKQIAGRAGRRGCLYPDGLATTMHLDDLDYLIECLKQPFDEVKKVGLFPFFEQVELFASQLPNLTFCQLLEKFGESCRLDGSYFLCLYDHIKKIANMLERVQGLSLEDRFNFCFAPVNIRDPKAMYHLLRFATTFSQNMPVNIAMGLPRSSARNDSELLDLETRHQVLSMYLWLSNHFKQERFPYVKKAEAMATDIADLLAHSLTNANWKPLSRRTRGKPKAEKGEGQPESGNAVVLKTGKHSYLRPQALSKLYDRRRQDKPLQVDQSKKVAA
- the LOC130943655 gene encoding inositol polyphosphate multikinase beta-like, with protein sequence MFKIPEHQVAGHQAKDGVLGPLIDDSGNFYKPLQNDERGSKEIAFYTSLSSDPRVPDNIRRYFPIFRGTKAINASDGSGLQPHLVLEDVVSSYQSPSVMDIKIGSRTWDPQASESYIEKCLKKDRESSSLTLGFRISGLKLVTSSKDASVWQPGRKFLQNLAANDAKLVLSRFVSSNVSSNDNIHPDCSFASKVFGGPSGILEQLLELKKWFEVQTIFHFYSCSVLMVYERESLMKGSSSSGALVKLVDFAHVADAKGAIDHNFLGGLCSLIKFISDVLEAPVENGFCNNYCSKE